In Macadamia integrifolia cultivar HAES 741 chromosome 5, SCU_Mint_v3, whole genome shotgun sequence, a single window of DNA contains:
- the LOC122077764 gene encoding cytochrome P450 714A1-like has product MEASFVKVLWSLCLMGFCSLVGYIFNVVWMKPERLRQKLRRQGVTGPPPYSFLVGNVPEMTKIKTEASKINQVSDHGDIAAHDYTASLFPYFECWRKQYGLVYMYSTGRTQHLYVNHPDMVKEIGQVISYDLGKPLNLANTLSPLLGKGVLTSNGHLWSHQRKIISAEFFMDKVKGMMGLMVESGVALMEKWERRVVDSEGGIAEIKVDEDLRDFSADVISRACFGSSYSQGKDIFSKIRVLEKMLSEKGFLHKGSTFRNLPTKNNRDVWKLEREIKSLILKTVKEREEKSLGNPSLEKDLLQMLLEGAKSDKFSTKESNRFIVDNCKNIYFAGHETTAVAAAWCLMLLGLYPKWQDRVRQEVAQVCRGGSLDADALRKMKMVEMVIQETLRLYPPGAFISRETLKDTKLGDLIVPKGIRLWTLIPTLHRDPDIWGSDANEFNPSRFENGISDACKYPQTFVPFGTGPRLCLGRNFALSELKILLSLMVSKFSFSVSPKYQHCPKFVMIVEPKYGVDLLIRKI; this is encoded by the exons atggaagccTCGTTTGTGAAGGTTTTATGGAGCTTGTGTTTGATGGGTTTTTGCAGCTTGGTCGGATATATCTTCAATGTTGTTTGGATGAAGCCAGAGAGGCTTCGACAGAAGCTTAGAAGGCAAGGAGTCACAGGACCTCCACCATATTCTTTTCTGGTTGGAAATGTTCCTGAGATGACGAAGATCAAAACAGAGGCCTCAAAGATAAACCAAGTTAGTGACCATGGAGATATTGCTGCCCATGACTACACTGCTTCTCTCTTCCCATATTTTGAATGTTGGAGAAAACAATACG GTCTAGTGTACATGTATTCAACAGGAAGGACACAACACTTGTACGTGAATCACCCTGATATGGTAAAGGAGATAGGCCAAGTTATATCTTATGATTTAGGCAAGCCATTGAACTTAGCAAACACGCTTAGTCCTTTGCTAGGTAAAGGTGTTCTTACCTCCAACGGCCATCTTTGGTCCCATCAGAGGAAAATCATTTCAGCTGAGTTCTTCATGGACAAGGTTAAG GGCATGATGGGGCTAATGGTGGAGTCAGGGGTGGCATTGATGGAAAAATGGGAGAGGAGAGTAGTTGATTCTGAAGGAGGGATTGCTGAGATAAAAGTTGATGAAGATTTGAGGGACTTCTCTGCTGATGTTATCTCTAGAGCTTGTTTTGGTAGTTCCTACTCTCAAGGCAAAGATATCTTCTCTAAGATTCGTGTCCTTGAAAAGATGTTATCCGAGAAAGGCTTCCTACATAAGGGATCAACTTTTAG AAATCTTCCAACCAAGAATAACAGAGATGTATGGAAGCTAGAAAGAGAGATCAAATCATTGATATTGAAGACAgtaaaagagagggaagaaaaaagCTTAGGTAACCCAAGCTTAGAGAAGGATCTATTGCAAATGCTCCTAGAGGGTGCTAAGAGTGATAAATTTAGCACAAAGGAATCAAATCGGTTCATAGTGGATAACTGCAAGAACATCTACTTTGCTGGTCATGAGACTACAGCAGTAGCCGCAGCTTGGTGCTTGATGTTATTGGGGTTATATCCCAAATGGCAAGACCGTGTCCGCCAAGAAGTTGCACAAGTTTGCAGAGGTGGATCCCTAGATGCTGATGCTCTACGCAAGATGAAAATG GTTGAAATGGTGATTCAGGAAACCTTGCGACTCTACCCTCCAGGGGCTTTCATATCAAGAGAGACATTAAAAGATACAAAGCTAGGAGATCTCATTGTTCCCAAAGGCATAAGATTGTGGACTCTGATACCCACATTGCACCGAGACCCAGATATTTGGGGATCAGATGCAAATGAGTTCAATCCTAGTAGGTTTGAAAATGGTATCTCTGATGCTTGCAAGTATCCACAAACATTTGTGCCATTTGGAACCGGTCCTAGGCTATGTTTGGGCAGAAACTTTGCACTCTCAGAGTTGAAGATTCTGCTTTCTCTTATGGTTTCcaaattctctttctctgtctctcctAAATATCAGCATTGCCCCAAATTTGTGATGATTGTGGAGCCTAAGTATGGGGTAGATCTCCTCATAAGGAAAATATGA
- the LOC122079048 gene encoding cytochrome P450 86B1-like yields MMNPEINQTTFSSGELANGGSFRQSFFMPEIRAIELFLSIAIFIAIHSLRQRKQHGLPVWPIIGMLPSLLLALRGDIYDWISGVLCRTNGTFKFKGPWFTTLNAVITSDPRNLEHLLKRNFSNFPKGPYFRYAMRDFLGDGIFNADDDVWRQQRKAASLEFHSAKFRNLTSYSLLELVHSRLLPVLEDSIKHSIPIDLQDVLLRLTFDNVCMIAFGADPGCLRHGLPEIPFAQAFEDATEITTLRFVTPKTLWKVMRFLNLGPEKKLKKSIKEVDEFANKVISDRKKELSLYDEGNNPKSDLLTAFMGLKDDEGKPYSDKFLRDICVNFILAGRDTSSVALSWFFWLLEKNPAVEDKILAEIYSIVGKRSESDKGEDRDSIVFKPEEVKKMEYLQAALSETLRLYPSVPVDQKEVIEDEVFPNGTVMPKGEKVIYAMYAMGRMKSIWGKDCREFKPERWMKDGRYINESAYKFTAFNGGPRLCLGKDFAYYQMKFVASSMIYRYQVKVVENYPVVPKFALTMYMKYGLKVMISKRD; encoded by the exons ATGATGAACCCTGAAATTAATCAAACTACCTTTTCCTCCGGCGAACTCGCCAATGGTGGCAGTTTCCGGCAATCCTTCTTCATGCCGGAGATTCGTGCGATAGAACTCTTCCTCTCTATCGCCATTTTCATTGCCATACACTCTCTTAGGCAACGAAAACAACATGGCTTACCAGTTTGGCCGATCATCGGCATGTTGCCTTCATTGCTCTTAGCTCTTCGTGGTGACATTTACGATTGGATCTCCGGCGTATTGTGCCGTACCAACGGCACCTTTAAGTTTAAGGGTCCTTGGTTTACAACCTTAAACGCCGTGATAACCAGTGACCCACGTAACTTAGAGCACCTTCTCAAGAGAAACTTCTCCAATTTTCCTAAAGGTCCTTATTTCCGCTACGCCATGAGAGATTTCCTCGGCGACGGAATCTTTAACGCCGACGACGATGTATGGCGGCAGCAACGGAAGGCGGCGAGTCTCGAGTTCCATTCTGCCAAGTTTCGAAACTTGACGAGCTATTCATTGTTGGAACTCGTTCATTCTCGTCTCTTGCCTGTTCTTGAGGATTCTATCAAACATTCTATCCCTATAGACCTTCAAGATGTTCTCTTGAGGCTCACATTTGATAATGTTTGCATGATAGCCTTTGGTGCCGACCCAGGTTGCCTGAGACATGGCTTGCCGGAGATTCCATTTGCTCAAGCTTTTGAAGATGCAACTGAGATTACTACCCTAAGATTTGTGACACCCAAGACTCTATGGAAAGTTATGAGGTTTCTCAACTTGGGACCAGAGAAGAAGCTCAAGAAATCCATTAAGGAAGTTGATGAGTTTGCTAATAAGGTGATTAGTGATAGAAAGAAAGAGCTTTCTTTGTATGATGAAGGAAATAACCCAAAATCAGACCTTTTAACAGCCTTCATGGGCTTAaaagatgatgaagggaaacCCTATTCAGACAAGTTCTTGCGTGATATATGTGTAAACTTCATTCTCGCCGGCCGGGATACGTCGTCGGTTGCGTTAAGCTGGTTTTTCTGGCTGCTTGAGAAGAATCCAGCGGTGGAAGACAAAATTCTAGCCGAGATTTACAGCATAGTCGGCAAGAGGAGCGAGTCTGATAAGGGTGAAGATAGGGATTCTATTGTGTTCAAGCCAGAGGAAGTGAAGAAGATGGAGTACTTACAAGCAGCTCTATCAGAAACTCTCAGGTTGTACCCTTCTGTGCCGGTGGATCAAAAGGAG GTTATTGAAGATGAAGTGTTCCCCAATGGAACCGTGATGCCAAAAGGAGAGAAGGTGATCTATGCTATGTATGCAATGGGAAGAATGAAAAGCATATGGGGAAAGGATTGCAGAGAGTTTAAACCCGAAAGATGGATGAAAGATGGGCGATATATAAACGAATCGGCATATAAATTCACCGCCTTCAACGGGGGGCCAAGGCTCTGCTTAGGGAAGGATTTTGCTTATTATCAGATGAAATTTGTTGCCTCATCAATGATCTACCGTTATCAGGTTAAGGTGGTGGAGAATTACCCTGTGGTTCCAAAGTTTGCACTGACTATGTACATGAAATATGGGTTGAAGGTGATGATAAGCAAGCGTGATTAA